In the genome of Phlebotomus papatasi isolate M1 chromosome 2, Ppap_2.1, whole genome shotgun sequence, one region contains:
- the LOC129804941 gene encoding vacuolar protein sorting-associated protein 28 homolog, with translation MQDNRPELYEEVKVYRNAREREKHDNMAELYAVINTLQNLEKAYIWDCITPQEYTASCSKFLVQYKVAFKQIQGAEFPNVEAFVKKFRLDCPAALERIKEDRPITIKDDKGNTSKCIADIVSLFITLMDKLRLEIKAMDELHPELRDLVDTMSRLSLIPEDFEGRVKVSGWLSTLNAMQASDELSEAQVRQLLFDLESSYAAFNNLLHST, from the coding sequence ATGCAGGACAATCGACCGGAATTGTATGAGGAAGTGAAGGTGTACAGAAATGCTCGAGAACGTGAGAAACACGATAATATGGCAGAACTTTACGCCGTGATAAATACACTGCAGAACCTGGAGAAGGCATACATTTGGGACTGTATCACTCCGCAAGAGTACACAGCCTCATGCAGTAAATTCCTGGTTCAGTACAAGGTGGCCTTCAAGCAGATTCAAGGAGCTGAATTTCCCAATGTAGAAGCTTTCGTGAAAAAGTTCCGACTGGACTGTCCAGCTGCTCTGGAGCGTATCAAGGAGGACCGTCCGATTACAATTAAGGACGACAAGGGGAATACCAGCAAATGCATCGCAGACATTGTCTCGCTCTTCATCACGCTCATGGATAAGCTCAGGCTGGAGATCAAGGCAATGGATGAACTACATCCGGAATTGAGAGATCTGGTGGATACCATGTCCCGGCTATCGCTCATTCCGGAGGACTTTGAGGGACGCGTGAAGGTGTCCGGATGGCTCAGCACGCTCAATGCTATGCAGGCATCCGATGAGTTATCCGAGGCTCAAGTGAGGCAACTTCTTTTTGATCTTGAATCCTCATATGCTGCCTTCAACAATCTCCTGCACTCCACGTAA